A stretch of the Enoplosus armatus isolate fEnoArm2 chromosome 13, fEnoArm2.hap1, whole genome shotgun sequence genome encodes the following:
- the hinfp gene encoding histone H4 transcription factor: MPPNKRMHKKTLKLECEWSSCQESFTRMENFCKHAEAHLKALNMAEEGEEEEETEGERNCLWRDCGFCSVEGPEELRRHLFFHCYHTKLKQLGQQVLNAQPEIGTCSIGYQNHNIIPEIPDNFTCLWDECEQSPYENPEWFYRHVEMHSLCIDIPAGDCEFPIRCGWKDCEATAKGRPKLREHLRSHTQEKVVACPGCGGMYASNTKLFDHIIRQSAMEGQRFQCSHCSKRFATERLLRDHMRTHVSHYKCPLCDMTCPSPSSLRNHIKFRHSNEKPYSCEYCEYRCKNLIDLRKHLDTHSSEPAFRCDIPGCGFTSRTLGTMKIHHKRGHEGNFVARYKCHVCSQCFTRGNNLTVHLHKKHQFKWPSGHPRFRYKEHEDGFLRLQLIRYESVELTEQLMRERQNRQGEEDEDGSQTEGQEMEEASPGATPSELQVELRGVLLEEQRPEEPSVGAEGSQEEAMLYVLTGGLSQPEEDSVMQQL, translated from the exons ATGCCTCCTAACAAACGGATGCACAAGAAAACACTTAAACTGGAGTGTGAATGGAGCTCGTGTCAGGAGTCGTTCACTCGGATGGAGAACTTCTGCAAGCATGCGGAGGCTCACCTGAAGGCTTTGAACATGGCGGAGGAgggcgaagaagaagaagaaacagaag GGGAGAGAAACTGTCTTTGGAGAGACTGCGGTTTCTGTTCTGTGGAGGGCCCTGAAGAGTTGCGAAGACATCTGTTCTTTCACTGTTACCACACTAAGCTGAAGCAGTTGGGTCAGCAGGTGCTTAATGCCCAGCCAGAAATTGGAACCTGCTCCATCGGCTACCAAAACCACAACATCATCCCTGAAATCCCAGACAATTTTACCTGCCTGTGGGACGAATGTGAG CAATCACCATATGAAAACCCAGAGTGGTTCTATCGCCATGTGGAGATGCATAGCCTGTGCATAGATATACCAGCAGGAGACTGTGAATTCCCAATACGCTGTGGATGGAAAG ACTGCGAGGCCACTGCTAAAGGGCGTCCTAAGCTGCGAGAGCACCTGCGCAGCCACACCCAGGAGAAGGTAGTGGCTTGTCCAGGCTGTGGGGGGATGTACGCCAGCAACACAAAGTTGTTTGACCACATCATACGACAGAGTGCCAtggaag GTCAGAGGTTCCAGTGTTCTCACTGTTCCAAACGTTTTGCAACAGAAAGACTACTCAGAGACCACATGAGAACCCACG TAAGCCACTACAAATGCCCGCTGTGTGACATGACTTGTCCGTCACCCTCTTCCCTGCGCAACCACATTAAGTTCCGCCACAGTAATGAGAAGCCATACAGCTGTGAATACTGCGAATACAG GTGTAAGAATCTGATCGACTTGCGCAAACACCTGGATACCCACAGCAGCGAGCCGGCCTTCCGCTGCGACATTCCTGGCTGTGGCTTCACCTCTCGTACCCTTGGCACCATGAAGATTCACCACAAAAGAGGGCATGAG GGGAATTTTGTAGCTCGCTACAAGTGCCATGTGTGCAGTCAGTGCTTCACCAGGGGCAACAACCTGACTGTTCATCTGCACAAAAAGCACCAGTTCAAATGGCCCTCTGGACACCCCAGGTTCAG GTACAAGGAGCACGAGGATGGCTTCTTGCGGCTGCAGCTGATTCGCTACGAGAGTGTGGAACTGACAGAGCAACTAATGAGGGAAAGACAAAATAGGCAAggggaggaggacgaggacggtAGCCAGACAGAGGggcaggagatggaggaggcatCCCCGGGGGCCACTCCTTCAGAGTTGCAGGTAGAACTGAGAGgggtgctgctggaggagcagaggccTGAGGAGCCATCCGTCGGTGCTGAGGGCAGTCAGGAAGAGGCCATGTTGTACGTTCTCACTGGAGGATTGTCACAACCAGAGGAGGACTCTGTCATGCAGCAACTCTAG